The following are encoded in a window of Candidatus Microthrix parvicella Bio17-1 genomic DNA:
- a CDS encoding type II toxin-antitoxin system Phd/YefM family antitoxin yields the protein MTTESVRSVRNNFSDFIGRVQQHHERVTITKNGEPAAVLISPEDLDSMEETLTILSEPGAREELAEAEQSILDGDVVAGADAIAGLRPR from the coding sequence ATGACGACTGAGTCGGTGCGATCCGTCCGCAACAACTTCTCTGATTTCATCGGACGGGTGCAGCAGCATCATGAACGGGTGACGATCACCAAAAACGGTGAGCCCGCAGCCGTACTCATCAGCCCCGAAGACCTCGATTCGATGGAGGAAACGCTCACCATCCTGTCGGAGCCCGGTGCCCGGGAAGAGCTGGCGGAAGCCGAGCAGTCGATCCTCGATGGCGATGTCGTCGCTGGAGCCGACGCCATCGCTGGCCTCCGCCCAAGGTGA
- a CDS encoding type II toxin-antitoxin system RelE/ParE family toxin, which yields MSSLEPTPSLASAQGDRGQLQRRVFAACGTGTRRAAPRGGCSCGDRLHQRSAVRQSATGRGPAARRARRGCRSARRGTYRTVYRIDQSTHSVFVLRIAHRRDVYST from the coding sequence ATGTCGTCGCTGGAGCCGACGCCATCGCTGGCCTCCGCCCAAGGTGACCGAGGGCAGCTACAACGTCGTGTTTTCGCGGCCTGCGGCACGGGCACTAGGAGAGCGGCTCCCCGCGGCGGTTGCAGTTGCGGCGATCGACTTCATCAACGGTCCGCTGTCCGACAATCAGCAACGGGTCGGGGGCCCGCTGCACGGCGAGCTCGAAGGGGCTGTCGAAGCGCCCGACGAGGCACGTACCGAACCGTGTACCGCATCGATCAGTCGACGCATTCGGTGTTCGTTCTGCGCATCGCCCATCGTCGTGACGTGTACTCGACGTAG
- a CDS encoding nucleotidyltransferase family protein: MTATVASPETALHAIAAWGLPGASGIELPPESDEPGFAGRLQQTRLTGPLLAAAASGDVELSPELEADLVERQHGALLWCIQLEVRLLEVREAFDAAGGVEHLVIKGPAIAHLDALDPSVRTFADVDLLVAAHDIDRAVAVLTAMGGTLPWAERRNGFDRRFAKSVTPTLPDGVEFDLHRTPADGVFGHRIPLDRLFADPDHFEIGGVSFGALSSKHRLLHSAYHLLLGSPQPALMNLRDLAGYLANGELGPDVVVPEAELWRGGAVLAMAVDLVADRLGVKVPAWVKWRAGYRLDPDEVVMVERHRREGSSLGRAKLDVAREMSLRDRAAYLTALAWPSKAHLEDRSLRRRDALASLIGVVRPGPR; the protein is encoded by the coding sequence ATGACCGCAACGGTCGCTTCGCCCGAGACCGCGTTGCACGCGATCGCCGCCTGGGGGCTTCCGGGCGCGTCGGGCATCGAGCTTCCTCCGGAAAGCGACGAGCCGGGGTTTGCCGGGCGGCTGCAACAGACGCGGCTGACCGGGCCACTGCTGGCCGCCGCTGCGTCCGGCGACGTCGAGTTGTCGCCGGAGCTCGAGGCCGACCTGGTGGAGCGCCAGCACGGCGCGCTGCTGTGGTGCATCCAGCTGGAGGTTCGCCTGTTGGAGGTGCGGGAGGCGTTCGATGCGGCGGGTGGCGTCGAGCACCTGGTGATCAAGGGCCCGGCGATCGCCCACCTGGACGCGCTCGATCCGTCGGTGCGTACGTTCGCTGACGTCGACCTGCTGGTGGCGGCCCACGACATCGATCGGGCCGTCGCGGTGCTCACCGCGATGGGAGGCACGCTGCCGTGGGCCGAGCGGCGCAACGGCTTCGATCGACGGTTCGCCAAATCGGTCACCCCGACGCTTCCCGACGGCGTCGAGTTCGACCTGCACCGAACGCCGGCCGACGGGGTCTTCGGGCATCGCATCCCGCTCGACCGGCTCTTCGCTGATCCGGATCATTTCGAGATCGGCGGGGTGAGCTTCGGGGCGCTGAGCTCGAAGCACCGCCTGTTGCACTCGGCCTATCACCTGCTTTTGGGGTCGCCTCAGCCGGCGCTGATGAACCTGCGGGACCTGGCCGGTTACCTGGCCAACGGCGAACTCGGGCCGGACGTGGTCGTGCCCGAGGCGGAGCTGTGGCGCGGCGGCGCCGTGCTGGCGATGGCGGTCGACCTGGTCGCCGATCGACTCGGCGTCAAGGTTCCGGCGTGGGTGAAGTGGCGGGCCGGTTACCGGTTGGACCCCGACGAGGTTGTGATGGTTGAGCGACATCGGCGGGAGGGCTCCAGCCTGGGTCGGGCCAAGCTGGACGTGGCCCGGGAGATGTCACTGCGGGATCGGGCCGCGTACCTCACCGCCCTCGCCTGGCCGTCCAAGGCCCACCTGGAGGACAGATCGCTGCGGCGCCGGGACGCCCTGGCGTCACTGATCGGCGTCGTCAGGCCAGGACCCCGCTGA
- a CDS encoding siderophore-interacting protein: protein MSSQRSNPVPVRREPPRFRRATVRRTEDLSPRMRRFVLAGPELDGMVIDEPAASVRLLLPRSDGRLELPSWTGNQFELSDGSRAPIRTFTPRGHDAEADELTIDVVAHGDGAAAGWAASATPGDEVAISGPGRGYAIDVNAASYLLAGDETAIPAIDQLLEAMPPELTVTVRIELTEPEARLKLHAGPATSVRWLNLPDGSPPGTAMIEAIENLRVMPEVVWVAGEAAAMQRIRTHLFDERNLTRSQATVRGYWKLGRSAT from the coding sequence ATGAGCTCACAGCGATCCAACCCGGTGCCGGTGCGCCGGGAGCCGCCCCGGTTTCGCCGGGCGACCGTGCGCCGCACCGAGGATCTGTCACCCCGCATGCGAAGGTTCGTCCTCGCCGGTCCCGAGCTCGACGGGATGGTGATCGACGAACCGGCGGCGTCGGTGCGCCTGCTGTTGCCGCGCTCGGACGGCCGGCTGGAGCTGCCGAGCTGGACCGGCAACCAGTTCGAGCTGTCCGACGGATCCCGTGCCCCGATTCGCACGTTCACGCCCCGGGGTCACGACGCCGAGGCCGACGAGCTGACGATCGATGTCGTCGCCCACGGCGATGGTGCCGCGGCCGGCTGGGCCGCCTCGGCCACTCCCGGCGACGAGGTTGCCATCTCCGGACCGGGCCGGGGGTATGCCATCGATGTGAACGCTGCGTCCTACCTGCTGGCCGGCGACGAGACCGCCATCCCGGCCATCGACCAACTGCTTGAGGCGATGCCGCCCGAACTGACGGTCACCGTTCGGATCGAGCTGACCGAGCCGGAGGCCCGCCTGAAGCTGCACGCCGGTCCGGCGACGTCGGTCCGCTGGCTCAACCTGCCGGATGGTTCGCCACCGGGAACAGCGATGATCGAGGCGATCGAGAACCTACGGGTCATGCCGGAGGTGGTCTGGGTGGCCGGCGAGGCGGCGGCGATGCAGCGGATCCGCACCCACCTGTTCGACGAGCGCAACCTGACCCGATCCCAGGCGACGGTGCGGGGCTACTGGAAGCTGGGCCGCTCGGCGACCTGA
- a CDS encoding enoyl-CoA hydratase/isomerase family protein: MKDADGLYGDFTGFGVDRPADGVLRLTLDAPGLNAVDADAHRSLADVWRVIDRDPDTRVALIRGAGKGFSAGGSFELLDEIMADRAARTRVLNEARDLVWGIIDCSKPVVSAIHGPAVGAGLVAALLADVSVAARSAKIIDGHTRLGVAAGDHAAVAWPLLCGMAKAKYHLLTNRPLSGEEAERIGLVSLCVDDDAVQDEAMSIATDLAAGSAEAIAFTKHTLNHHYRSAGPAFDASLYAEFYGFGGPDAREGLASHREKRSPNFGG; this comes from the coding sequence ATGAAGGATGCGGACGGTCTCTACGGCGATTTCACTGGGTTCGGGGTGGACCGGCCGGCCGACGGGGTGCTGCGCCTCACGCTCGACGCGCCGGGCCTCAACGCGGTCGACGCCGACGCTCACCGCAGCCTGGCTGACGTGTGGCGGGTGATCGACCGCGATCCGGACACCCGGGTGGCGCTGATCCGCGGCGCAGGCAAAGGGTTTTCCGCCGGGGGAAGCTTCGAACTGCTCGACGAGATCATGGCCGATCGTGCGGCCCGCACCCGGGTGTTGAACGAGGCGCGCGACCTGGTGTGGGGCATCATCGACTGCTCCAAGCCGGTGGTGTCGGCAATTCACGGCCCTGCGGTTGGCGCCGGTTTGGTGGCGGCGCTGCTGGCCGACGTGTCGGTTGCGGCGCGCAGCGCAAAGATCATCGACGGTCACACCCGCCTGGGGGTGGCGGCCGGCGACCATGCGGCGGTGGCGTGGCCGCTGCTGTGCGGCATGGCCAAGGCCAAGTACCACCTGCTGACCAACCGTCCGCTCAGCGGCGAGGAGGCCGAGCGCATTGGGCTGGTGTCGCTGTGCGTCGACGACGACGCCGTGCAGGACGAGGCGATGAGCATCGCCACCGACCTGGCCGCCGGATCGGCCGAGGCGATCGCCTTCACCAAGCACACGCTCAACCACCACTACCGCTCGGCCGGCCCCGCATTCGACGCCTCGCTGTACGCCGAGTTCTACGGCTTCGGTGGCCCGGACGCCCGCGAGGGGCTGGCCTCCCACCGCGAGAAGCGATCGCCCAACTTCGGGGGTTGA
- a CDS encoding amidase encodes MSGIEQPTAIEISDGVRKGELSAREVVDDYLGRIDAGNGALNAFVHVDAAGARDQADRVDARVAAGEDPGPFAGVPFGVKDLEHCAGMPTSHGSTVYAGRGPVAADSIHVARLRAAGGVPVGKTAAPEFGTLSFTRTLAFGVTTSPWGEGRTPGGSSGGSAAAVAAGLVPVSTASDGGGSTRIPASFAGLVGMKPSHGRIPIEGPSGSQTAVAGLLTTTVAEAARHLDVTAGPDARDRLSLPSTDLNYCNLIETLETAGLRARWSPDLGFGVTDPEVESLCRSAAEELADAAGLAVDEGVVDLGDPVRLWFQAGAADLWLSLEPGMWPQLADDFTPFVRRGLEMTEELAMPRYADTLRLREDLQDHMAALFDEVDVVLCPTTAVAAFADKGPPPSVIAGQELGMGMATPYTMPANLCWNPAVSVPAGLTGDGLPVGLQIVTQRHRDEVPLRLARILEQVRPWPRHAPGAGASS; translated from the coding sequence TTGAGCGGGATTGAGCAACCGACGGCCATTGAGATTTCCGATGGCGTTCGCAAGGGCGAGTTGTCGGCCCGTGAGGTGGTCGACGACTACCTGGGACGGATCGATGCGGGCAACGGGGCGCTGAACGCCTTCGTGCACGTCGATGCCGCCGGGGCGCGGGATCAGGCCGACCGGGTGGACGCCCGGGTGGCGGCGGGGGAGGACCCCGGACCGTTCGCCGGCGTTCCCTTCGGGGTCAAAGACCTGGAGCATTGCGCCGGCATGCCGACGTCCCACGGGTCGACGGTGTACGCCGGTCGAGGGCCGGTGGCGGCCGATTCCATCCACGTCGCCCGGTTGCGCGCCGCCGGCGGTGTCCCGGTGGGCAAGACGGCGGCGCCCGAGTTCGGCACGCTGAGCTTCACCCGCACCCTCGCGTTTGGGGTCACCACCAGCCCGTGGGGTGAGGGGCGCACGCCGGGCGGTTCCAGCGGGGGGTCGGCCGCTGCAGTCGCGGCGGGGTTGGTGCCGGTGTCCACCGCGTCGGATGGGGGAGGCTCCACCCGAATCCCGGCATCGTTCGCGGGGTTGGTGGGCATGAAACCCAGCCACGGGCGCATCCCGATCGAGGGCCCGAGCGGATCGCAGACAGCGGTGGCCGGGCTGTTGACCACCACGGTGGCCGAGGCGGCCCGACACCTTGACGTCACTGCGGGGCCCGATGCTCGCGACCGGCTGTCGCTTCCCTCGACCGACCTGAACTACTGCAATCTGATCGAGACCCTGGAGACCGCCGGGCTGCGGGCCCGCTGGTCGCCCGACCTGGGCTTCGGGGTGACCGATCCCGAGGTCGAGTCCCTCTGCCGCTCGGCGGCCGAGGAGTTGGCCGATGCTGCGGGTCTGGCGGTGGACGAGGGTGTCGTCGACCTGGGGGATCCGGTGCGGCTGTGGTTTCAGGCGGGTGCAGCGGATCTGTGGTTGAGCCTGGAGCCGGGCATGTGGCCGCAGTTGGCCGACGACTTCACCCCGTTTGTGCGCCGAGGCCTGGAGATGACCGAGGAGCTGGCGATGCCCCGCTACGCCGACACCCTGCGGTTGCGCGAGGACCTGCAGGACCACATGGCCGCCCTGTTCGACGAGGTGGATGTGGTGTTGTGTCCCACCACGGCGGTGGCGGCGTTTGCCGACAAGGGGCCGCCTCCCTCGGTGATCGCCGGGCAGGAACTGGGCATGGGCATGGCAACCCCGTACACGATGCCCGCCAACCTGTGTTGGAATCCGGCCGTCTCGGTGCCGGCCGGGCTCACGGGCGACGGCCTGCCGGTGGGCCTCCAGATCGTCACCCAGCGTCACCGAGACGAGGTGCCGTTGCGCCTGGCCCGCATCCTGGAGCAGGTCCGACCCTGGCCTCGCCACGCCCCGGGCGCCGGAGCGTCGTCCTGA
- a CDS encoding NeuD/PglB/VioB family sugar acetyltransferase, producing MHRLMVIGASGHARCVIDAARAGSTGEVVAVADDDVVPTAREVLGVPVVGGSDSVGEWWSEGRIDGVVVGIGDNDTRMVVVERLLAIEPSLRFSTVAHPTASIAASARLGDGAVVLAGASVGPQASVGAHALLGAQANLDHDTVLSEGASLGPGALIGGAARIGCASVVGIGAVVRHGLTIGNHSVLGAGAVLTRDLPDGVVAWGAPARIQRSREPGERYL from the coding sequence GTGCATCGGCTGATGGTGATCGGGGCGTCGGGACACGCCCGGTGTGTGATCGATGCGGCCCGGGCCGGTTCGACCGGCGAGGTTGTGGCCGTTGCCGACGACGACGTCGTTCCGACGGCACGCGAGGTCTTGGGCGTGCCGGTGGTTGGCGGCTCTGATTCGGTCGGTGAATGGTGGAGCGAGGGGCGGATCGACGGGGTGGTCGTCGGTATCGGCGATAACGACACCCGTATGGTGGTCGTCGAGCGTCTGCTGGCCATCGAACCGTCCTTGAGGTTCTCCACCGTGGCGCACCCGACGGCCTCGATCGCCGCCTCAGCCCGCCTGGGCGACGGTGCCGTCGTGCTGGCCGGTGCCTCGGTTGGGCCGCAGGCGTCGGTGGGAGCGCACGCGCTGTTGGGGGCGCAGGCGAACCTCGATCACGACACGGTTTTGAGCGAGGGGGCGAGCCTTGGACCCGGTGCGCTGATCGGTGGGGCGGCGAGGATCGGGTGCGCTTCGGTGGTTGGAATTGGTGCCGTCGTGCGGCACGGGCTGACCATCGGCAACCATTCGGTGCTGGGTGCCGGGGCGGTGCTCACCCGAGATTTACCCGATGGCGTGGTGGCCTGGGGAGCGCCCGCCCGCATTCAACGATCTCGGGAGCCGGGCGAGCGCTACCTCTGA
- a CDS encoding alpha/beta hydrolase family esterase, whose product MTTRLGIAATVMRLFAAVIVATSCVGGRSTELPEQAGRATGMRLGARPSATDVCPPEDRPVEVPVGGVTRRAVVRVPDDAVAPLPAVVLVHGFAAQADEFVVSSGVGAQADEAGVMVIAPQGRGDPSGWGVLADFDADDAFLTKLLDSLINSGCIDRHRVAMGGHSAGSAFAAFFGCAHPDRFNALVLNAGLPPPICVRGTPNLVVTHGVDDPVVPYGGGEQRVGDATVKLDSVPDSVQRWADQAGCAADPAVKVASKGADPGEGGPVTWTRWRGCVGGDGNPAGTRRVSVGLAALAGWSHAWPGSVTESGASSGLDDGCVLIIAARTGAPPVNPADACP is encoded by the coding sequence GTGACAACGAGGCTGGGCATCGCCGCCACTGTGATGCGCCTGTTCGCAGCGGTGATCGTGGCTACCTCATGTGTCGGCGGTCGTTCGACCGAGTTGCCTGAGCAGGCAGGACGGGCGACGGGGATGCGACTGGGTGCCCGCCCGTCGGCAACCGACGTGTGTCCGCCTGAGGACCGGCCGGTTGAGGTCCCAGTCGGTGGGGTCACCCGCCGTGCGGTCGTTCGGGTGCCCGATGATGCCGTGGCGCCGTTGCCGGCCGTCGTGTTGGTTCATGGCTTTGCGGCTCAGGCCGATGAGTTCGTCGTCAGCTCCGGGGTCGGCGCGCAGGCTGATGAAGCCGGGGTGATGGTGATCGCACCTCAAGGCCGGGGTGACCCGTCCGGGTGGGGCGTACTGGCCGACTTTGATGCCGATGACGCGTTCCTCACCAAGCTGTTGGACAGCTTGATCAACTCGGGGTGCATCGACCGTCACCGCGTCGCGATGGGCGGCCACAGTGCCGGTTCGGCCTTCGCCGCCTTCTTTGGATGCGCCCACCCCGACAGGTTCAACGCGCTGGTACTCAACGCCGGTCTGCCGCCCCCGATCTGCGTGCGGGGCACACCCAATCTGGTGGTGACACACGGCGTTGACGATCCGGTCGTTCCCTATGGCGGCGGTGAACAGCGGGTGGGCGATGCCACGGTCAAGTTGGACTCCGTGCCCGACTCGGTGCAGCGGTGGGCTGATCAAGCCGGGTGCGCCGCCGACCCGGCGGTCAAGGTCGCCTCGAAGGGCGCCGATCCGGGCGAAGGTGGGCCGGTGACCTGGACCCGATGGCGAGGCTGTGTCGGCGGTGACGGCAACCCGGCCGGTACCCGTCGCGTGAGCGTTGGATTGGCGGCGCTTGCGGGCTGGAGCCACGCCTGGCCGGGTTCCGTCACCGAGTCGGGTGCGTCGTCGGGGCTGGATGATGGCTGCGTGCTGATCATCGCGGCACGTACAGGCGCACCACCGGTCAACCCGGCCGACGCGTGTCCCTGA
- a CDS encoding SDR family NAD(P)-dependent oxidoreductase, which produces MDHSALLDRSALLDRFDLTGRTAIVTGGSRGIGRAIAQGFAALGANVVIAGRKADACDSAAATINTAAARTAGGSRAVGRAIGVSAHLGRLEDGAALVQATVKEFGGVDIVVNNAANALAQPVGAITPEAWEKSFATNLRGPVFLIQEALPHLRASTHPAVINVVSAGIYTGGGWMSMYLAAKSAMASMTRSMATELAADHIRVNALAPGTVATDMVKNNPEPIQQAMVDAQLIKRMAEPAEMVPAAAFLASDASSFMTGQVLVVDGGMTHH; this is translated from the coding sequence ATGGACCACTCTGCACTTCTCGACCGCTCTGCACTGCTCGACCGTTTTGATCTGACCGGCCGCACCGCCATCGTCACCGGCGGCAGCCGGGGAATCGGCCGGGCGATCGCCCAGGGATTTGCCGCACTGGGCGCCAACGTGGTGATCGCCGGCCGCAAGGCGGACGCCTGCGACTCGGCCGCCGCAACCATCAACACCGCAGCGGCCAGAACCGCCGGAGGTTCAAGGGCCGTGGGCAGGGCCATCGGCGTATCCGCCCACCTCGGGAGGTTGGAGGACGGTGCGGCCCTGGTTCAAGCGACCGTGAAGGAGTTCGGCGGGGTGGACATCGTGGTCAACAACGCCGCCAACGCACTGGCGCAACCAGTGGGCGCCATCACGCCGGAGGCCTGGGAGAAGTCCTTCGCCACCAACCTGCGAGGTCCGGTGTTTCTAATCCAGGAGGCACTCCCCCACCTCCGGGCCTCGACCCACCCTGCCGTCATCAACGTGGTGTCCGCCGGGATCTACACCGGAGGCGGATGGATGTCGATGTACCTCGCGGCCAAGTCGGCCATGGCCTCGATGACCAGGTCGATGGCCACCGAACTGGCCGCCGACCACATCCGGGTGAACGCCCTCGCACCGGGCACCGTGGCCACCGACATGGTGAAAAACAACCCCGAGCCAATCCAGCAGGCGATGGTGGACGCCCAACTGATCAAACGCATGGCCGAGCCGGCTGAGATGGTGCCCGCTGCCGCCTTCCTGGCCTCGGACGCGTCGTCGTTTATGACCGGTCAGGTGCTGGTGGTCGACGGTGGCATGACCCACCACTGA
- a CDS encoding maleylpyruvate isomerase family mycothiol-dependent enzyme: protein MSIASSSSGSISAPVLSYDDAISTVERWAEALADSAESHPPSTPVPTCPGWDLSKLLRHTGRVHRHVTGLVRLRISSPPDHDTVAINQPGSEADQSAWTAWFCDGAAQLIAELRAAQPTDAMWSWGVDQRVSFWARRMAHETVIHAVDGHLATNTGFRIEPAVAIDGLDEYLENRAYLRAFATSETPFVGSGTVHLHATDPDLADGLGEWMIEFDAAGYRFEHGHGKGDVAVRAPAETLELLALGRRTLGGDRDDGGQAGDSDKGDSIQEAGRADIEVFGNPEVFQRWLAGAAFR from the coding sequence ATGAGCATCGCTTCTTCGTCCAGCGGATCAATCTCGGCTCCTGTTCTGAGCTACGACGATGCCATCAGCACCGTCGAGCGGTGGGCCGAGGCCCTCGCCGACAGCGCCGAGAGCCACCCCCCCTCCACGCCGGTACCCACCTGCCCAGGTTGGGACCTGTCCAAGCTGCTGCGTCACACGGGTCGGGTGCACCGACATGTGACCGGGTTGGTGCGACTTCGCATCAGCAGCCCGCCAGACCACGACACGGTCGCCATCAACCAGCCCGGTAGCGAGGCAGACCAAAGCGCGTGGACCGCATGGTTCTGCGATGGCGCCGCCCAGTTGATCGCCGAACTGCGCGCCGCCCAACCGACTGACGCAATGTGGTCGTGGGGCGTCGACCAACGTGTCTCGTTCTGGGCCCGGCGCATGGCGCACGAGACCGTGATCCATGCCGTCGATGGGCACCTGGCCACCAACACCGGGTTCAGGATCGAGCCGGCGGTGGCGATCGACGGACTGGACGAGTACCTGGAGAACCGGGCTTACCTTCGCGCCTTTGCGACTTCTGAAACGCCGTTCGTCGGTTCGGGCACGGTGCACCTCCACGCCACCGATCCCGACCTTGCCGACGGTTTGGGCGAATGGATGATCGAGTTCGATGCCGCCGGCTACCGTTTCGAACATGGTCACGGCAAGGGTGATGTGGCCGTTCGGGCACCTGCGGAAACGTTGGAACTGCTCGCGCTGGGGCGCCGAACCCTCGGAGGCGATCGTGATGATGGCGGCCAGGCCGGCGACAGCGACAAGGGCGACAGCATTCAGGAAGCCGGCAGGGCGGACATCGAGGTGTTCGGCA